A stretch of Faecalibacterium duncaniae DNA encodes these proteins:
- a CDS encoding DUF1492 domain-containing protein, giving the protein MHQNSEAKQPKETDEIKKKLESYAALHRRIDNQIERLENLEAVMGSISSPSFDGISGGGGDGTSKQERQVIQKVTLEETIRRMIADEDQERSELEALISEMEKPDEQTVLEMHYFDAANWWTVCAALHGSREDYDEHEQRYLKRTFKLHGSALQSLARIYRAKQEQG; this is encoded by the coding sequence ATGCACCAGAACAGTGAGGCAAAACAGCCGAAGGAAACCGACGAGATCAAGAAAAAGCTGGAAAGCTACGCAGCACTCCACCGCAGGATCGACAACCAGATCGAACGGCTGGAGAATCTGGAGGCCGTCATGGGCTCCATATCCTCGCCGAGCTTCGACGGAATATCCGGAGGCGGTGGCGACGGAACCAGCAAACAGGAACGGCAGGTGATCCAGAAGGTAACACTGGAGGAAACGATCCGCCGAATGATCGCAGACGAGGATCAGGAACGCAGCGAACTGGAGGCCCTGATCTCCGAAATGGAAAAGCCAGACGAGCAGACCGTCTTAGAAATGCACTACTTCGACGCTGCGAACTGGTGGACGGTATGCGCCGCCCTTCATGGTAGCCGGGAGGACTACGACGAACACGAGCAGCGCTACCTCAAAAGAACGTTCAAGCTGCACGGCTCGGCGCTCCAATCGCTGGCCAGAATATACAGAGCAAAACAGGAACAGGGATAA
- a CDS encoding protoporphyrinogen oxidase, translating to MAEGKQNLQNAAIIAKLFGVTDRRIQQLAKDGIIPAAQKRPYMFDLLPTVQSYIRYLSDKANGREAKSADTAQVEMEKLRAEADMKRSKADMAAMQLKELEGKMHRSEDVEAVTNDLVYTVRSMIMALPGRLAMDVVQVASANEASALIRAECYKILNELANYNYDPAVYQRRVRDREGWSDVIVAADEADD from the coding sequence ATGGCGGAGGGCAAGCAGAATCTCCAAAACGCTGCCATTATTGCGAAGCTGTTCGGCGTCACCGACCGCCGGATCCAGCAGCTCGCAAAAGATGGAATTATTCCAGCCGCCCAGAAGCGGCCGTATATGTTCGACCTGCTTCCGACGGTGCAATCTTACATCCGTTACCTGAGTGACAAAGCCAACGGCCGAGAGGCCAAAAGCGCCGACACCGCTCAGGTTGAAATGGAGAAGCTGCGGGCTGAGGCTGACATGAAACGCAGTAAGGCAGACATGGCAGCCATGCAACTGAAAGAGCTCGAAGGCAAAATGCACCGCAGCGAGGACGTGGAGGCCGTGACGAATGACCTCGTTTACACTGTCCGCAGCATGATAATGGCACTCCCCGGACGTTTGGCCATGGACGTTGTGCAGGTGGCAAGCGCCAACGAAGCCTCGGCACTGATCCGGGCGGAGTGCTACAAAATTCTGAACGAGCTCGCAAACTACAACTACGATCCGGCGGTATATCAGCGGCGGGTGCGGGATCGTGAAGGCTGGAGCGACGTTATAGTGGCCGCTGATGAAGCCGACGACTAA
- a CDS encoding type II toxin-antitoxin system PemK/MazF family toxin yields MKRGEIYYIESTYRETGSEQRGGRPAVIVSNDKNNENSEVVEVVYMTTKPKNDLPTHVFIRSALSPSTVLCEQVNSVSVKRIGTLIGKLTKSELAAVDSALAISLGIDFMDPKPAAKEAEHLLEEISKQPLRIVQQDPDVEKIKLETERDLYRNLYNELLSKTMKGASA; encoded by the coding sequence ATGAAACGCGGTGAAATTTATTATATCGAAAGCACATACCGGGAAACCGGAAGCGAGCAGAGAGGCGGCCGCCCTGCGGTGATCGTCTCCAATGACAAGAACAACGAAAACAGCGAGGTTGTGGAAGTGGTATACATGACCACCAAACCAAAGAACGACCTCCCCACTCATGTATTTATCCGGAGCGCACTCTCCCCTTCTACCGTCTTATGCGAACAGGTAAACAGCGTAAGCGTGAAAAGGATCGGGACGCTGATCGGAAAATTGACAAAGAGCGAGCTCGCAGCCGTGGACTCTGCTCTGGCAATCTCTCTGGGGATCGACTTCATGGATCCGAAGCCCGCAGCCAAAGAAGCGGAGCATTTACTGGAAGAAATAAGCAAGCAGCCACTCCGGATCGTCCAGCAGGATCCAGACGTTGAAAAGATCAAGCTCGAAACTGAGCGCGATCTCTACCGGAATTTATACAATGAGCTGCTGAGCAAAACCATGAAAGGAGCAAGTGCATGA
- a CDS encoding helix-turn-helix domain-containing protein — MRKEAKASGRIIFLPEKHRKRGENVRNYRYLTFGDREKIETEYAAGGRPADIAIDLGVHVATIYKELKRGDTGQLDKNMRREYSAELAQRRLIESFKCRGRKSPTI; from the coding sequence ATGCGAAAGGAAGCGAAAGCCTCCGGACGCATTATTTTTTTACCTGAAAAGCACAGAAAGAGAGGTGAGAACGTGCGAAACTACCGATATTTGACATTCGGCGACCGCGAGAAAATCGAGACGGAATACGCAGCCGGAGGACGTCCGGCCGACATTGCGATCGACCTCGGCGTCCATGTGGCGACTATCTATAAAGAACTGAAAAGAGGCGACACCGGCCAGCTCGACAAGAACATGCGCCGAGAGTATAGCGCCGAACTCGCCCAGCGCCGACTCATTGAGAGCTTTAAGTGCCGCGGGCGAAAATCCCCCACTATATAA
- a CDS encoding single-stranded DNA-binding protein: MLNHVELLGRLAQEPEIRYTQSGTAVASFDLAVQVPSKNKDAAPDYIPIVCWRERAEFCGRYLSKGRQIVVEGRISTRKWKDEKTGQNRKAVEVVASNIYFADSNGGNANGNPQPANNDGFMDIPDDGQLPFN, from the coding sequence ATGCTTAATCATGTGGAGCTTCTGGGCCGTCTGGCTCAGGAACCTGAAATCAGATACACACAGAGCGGCACGGCAGTGGCGAGCTTCGACCTCGCCGTGCAGGTACCGAGTAAGAACAAGGACGCCGCTCCGGACTATATCCCGATCGTGTGCTGGAGAGAACGTGCCGAGTTTTGCGGCCGTTACCTCTCCAAAGGCCGCCAGATCGTAGTTGAGGGCCGGATCTCCACCCGTAAATGGAAGGACGAGAAAACCGGGCAGAACCGCAAGGCCGTGGAAGTTGTGGCCTCAAACATTTACTTCGCAGACAGCAACGGAGGCAACGCAAATGGCAATCCTCAGCCCGCCAACAACGACGGATTCATGGACATACCGGACGACGGACAGCTTCCTTTTAACTAA
- a CDS encoding DNA N-6-adenine-methyltransferase produces the protein MNDALLSSKNMCWCTPPDFFAELDREFHFELDPASTDKSAKCAKHFTPDDDGLKQDWGGYCVFCNPPYGRAIADWVRKGYEESRKPGTTVVMLIPSRTDTAYFHDWIFGKASEVRFLRGRLKFTDEDGNGEDAAPFPSAVIVWRSPESTGREFATWHI, from the coding sequence ATGAACGACGCACTGCTGAGCAGTAAAAACATGTGCTGGTGCACTCCGCCGGACTTTTTCGCGGAACTGGATCGCGAGTTTCATTTTGAGCTGGATCCGGCCAGCACCGACAAAAGCGCCAAGTGCGCGAAACACTTCACGCCGGACGACGACGGCCTAAAGCAAGACTGGGGGGGGTATTGCGTGTTCTGCAATCCGCCATACGGCCGAGCAATCGCCGACTGGGTGCGCAAGGGCTACGAAGAAAGCCGGAAGCCCGGCACCACCGTGGTTATGCTCATTCCTTCGCGGACTGACACGGCATATTTTCACGACTGGATCTTCGGCAAGGCCAGCGAGGTGAGATTCCTCCGCGGCCGCCTGAAATTCACCGACGAGGACGGAAACGGCGAGGACGCAGCTCCGTTTCCTTCTGCCGTCATAGTGTGGCGGAGTCCGGAAAGCACCGGACGCGAGTTTGCCACATGGCACATATAA
- a CDS encoding DUF4406 domain-containing protein has translation MRKKLVYICSPCRGDVEKNIEKAQRYCREAVELWDDVIPIAPHVYFTQFLDDTKQEERAAGMDMGLSLLAMCDELWVYGIENPSEGMRSEIEYAKQHQIPIRDAAELYRNREAETLPIGDALIVLPSHVGHLNGVAAIESTTVRINGEMILDLAIELRRHPGHDITLEADKGADSEVDQ, from the coding sequence ATGAGAAAAAAACTGGTTTACATCTGCTCCCCGTGCCGCGGGGACGTTGAAAAGAACATAGAAAAAGCCCAGCGCTACTGTCGCGAAGCCGTCGAGCTCTGGGACGACGTGATCCCGATCGCGCCTCATGTATATTTTACCCAGTTTCTTGACGACACCAAGCAGGAGGAACGCGCCGCGGGCATGGACATGGGCCTCTCACTTCTGGCCATGTGTGACGAGCTCTGGGTTTACGGTATCGAGAATCCGAGCGAGGGCATGAGGAGCGAGATCGAATACGCAAAGCAGCACCAGATCCCGATCCGGGACGCTGCCGAGCTTTACAGAAACCGCGAAGCCGAAACACTTCCGATCGGTGACGCACTGATCGTTCTCCCTTCTCACGTCGGGCACCTGAACGGCGTCGCCGCGATTGAATCCACCACCGTGCGGATCAATGGCGAAATGATCTTAGACCTTGCGATCGAGCTCAGACGACACCCCGGCCACGACATCACACTGGAGGCCGACAAAGGCGCAGACTCGGAGGTAGATCAATGA
- a CDS encoding DNA-methyltransferase: MILQGDALEELRKLPDKCCSVCVTSPPYYNARDYGAADQLGTESSPEEYTRKLVEAFREVARVLKDDGTLWLNIGDSYARHIEDGGIKRKDLIGIPWLLALALRSDGWYLRADIIWNKPNVMPESAKDRPARSHEYVFLLSKAAAYYYDAEAVKELAVGYDPKKPGRKRGNAKTFRGGTAYTHDQAKANNAEVDRGSHGLQRNETGKRNRRDVWTIATRPYKGAHLSTFPEELAKICILAGSKPGDTVLDPFSGSGTTGAAALKEGRNYIGIEINPDTCKIQEQRLTEAAQEGAKP; the protein is encoded by the coding sequence ATGATCCTACAAGGTGACGCACTGGAGGAACTCAGAAAGCTGCCGGACAAATGCTGCAGCGTCTGCGTAACTTCACCACCCTACTACAACGCCAGAGACTACGGAGCAGCCGATCAGCTCGGAACCGAAAGCTCTCCGGAGGAATACACCCGCAAACTGGTGGAAGCCTTCCGGGAAGTCGCCAGAGTCCTGAAAGACGACGGCACCCTCTGGCTGAATATCGGCGACAGCTACGCGAGGCATATCGAGGACGGAGGGATCAAGCGCAAGGATCTGATCGGGATCCCGTGGCTGCTGGCTCTGGCTCTCAGAAGTGACGGCTGGTACCTCCGGGCGGACATTATCTGGAACAAGCCCAACGTCATGCCAGAAAGCGCCAAAGACAGACCGGCAAGATCTCACGAGTATGTTTTTTTACTCAGCAAAGCGGCCGCCTATTACTACGACGCCGAGGCCGTCAAGGAGCTGGCTGTCGGGTACGATCCGAAAAAGCCCGGCCGGAAGCGCGGCAACGCAAAAACCTTCCGCGGCGGCACTGCCTACACTCACGATCAGGCCAAAGCCAACAACGCCGAGGTGGATCGAGGCAGCCACGGGCTCCAGAGAAATGAAACCGGCAAACGAAACCGCCGGGACGTCTGGACGATCGCCACACGGCCATATAAAGGCGCCCACCTCTCCACGTTCCCGGAGGAACTGGCCAAGATCTGCATACTGGCCGGGAGCAAACCGGGCGACACGGTTCTGGATCCATTCTCAGGAAGTGGAACCACAGGAGCCGCAGCCCTCAAAGAAGGGCGGAACTATATCGGGATAGAGATTAACCCCGACACCTGCAAAATACAAGAGCAGCGACTCACTGAGGCTGCTCAGGAAGGAGCCAAACCATGA
- a CDS encoding ERF family protein, producing the protein MATTKETAATKTATTPPVPLTLQQKFIKLREAVPSITQKAHSDGVKYKFAKIFDVYQLLTPAMNEFGVNFDIVGEQATRHSENGDPIYYSNFTQHTRNGDRIVWVYEADLTIRWTNADNPDETLEVTLHAIGTNDGGPDKAKGSAWTYCLKYYLFEKFGIDQGDDDPDMSDHSSEPPQQSQKQHTGAQNGNRQGNTQPQAQNGQTGRSGAARPLSDAQLSRLYRKGEDAGYSQQSINEWILKKYGQQDPHNLTRAQYDEACAAMDNAKQQGGQDNA; encoded by the coding sequence ATGGCAACAACCAAGGAAACGGCGGCCACAAAGACGGCCACCACCCCACCGGTACCGCTGACGCTGCAGCAGAAGTTCATCAAGTTGCGCGAAGCCGTTCCCTCTATCACCCAGAAGGCCCACAGCGACGGCGTAAAGTACAAGTTCGCGAAGATCTTCGACGTGTACCAGCTTCTCACTCCGGCCATGAATGAGTTCGGCGTCAATTTTGACATTGTAGGCGAGCAGGCAACCCGGCACAGCGAAAACGGGGATCCGATCTACTACTCCAACTTCACGCAGCACACCAGAAACGGCGACCGCATTGTCTGGGTGTACGAGGCCGACCTCACGATCCGCTGGACGAACGCAGACAACCCGGATGAGACTCTGGAAGTTACTCTACACGCAATCGGAACGAACGACGGAGGCCCGGACAAGGCCAAAGGCTCCGCGTGGACGTACTGCCTCAAATACTACCTGTTCGAGAAGTTCGGCATTGATCAGGGCGACGACGATCCAGACATGAGCGACCACAGCAGCGAACCCCCTCAGCAGAGCCAGAAACAGCACACAGGAGCTCAGAACGGGAACCGGCAGGGAAACACCCAGCCGCAGGCACAAAATGGCCAGACGGGGCGCTCAGGCGCCGCACGACCACTCTCAGACGCTCAGCTCTCCCGCCTCTACCGTAAAGGAGAGGACGCCGGGTACTCTCAGCAGTCGATCAACGAATGGATCCTGAAAAAATACGGACAGCAGGATCCACACAACCTGACGCGGGCCCAGTATGACGAAGCCTGCGCCGCTATGGACAACGCAAAGCAACAAGGAGGACAAGACAATGCTTAA
- a CDS encoding Holliday junction resolvase RecU encodes MSWDTVPGRNGEGYPDPTASTALARVQHSQKGLQSKRAGEHFENMITASLNWYCDKGVAFVEKTPEPMKPLRKPDRQGRFLACYTKAGQPDFKGTLTGGRAVVFEAKHTDSDKIDQSRLTPEQVESLTLHHKLGAAAFIMVSVGLENFYRVPWEVWRDMKQIYGRKHMKLEDLEPYRVQYIAGILKLLEGVEIDYTEEGSTP; translated from the coding sequence ATGAGCTGGGACACGGTTCCGGGAAGAAATGGCGAAGGCTACCCGGATCCAACAGCAAGCACCGCCCTTGCACGGGTGCAGCATAGCCAGAAAGGACTCCAGAGCAAGCGAGCCGGTGAACACTTCGAGAATATGATCACCGCAAGCCTGAACTGGTACTGCGACAAGGGCGTGGCCTTCGTTGAAAAGACTCCGGAGCCCATGAAGCCACTCAGGAAGCCAGACCGACAGGGCCGGTTCCTTGCTTGCTACACCAAAGCCGGGCAGCCGGACTTCAAGGGAACGCTCACCGGCGGCCGGGCCGTGGTATTTGAGGCAAAACACACCGACAGCGACAAGATCGACCAGAGCCGCCTCACCCCTGAGCAGGTGGAAAGCCTGACGCTCCACCACAAGCTCGGAGCTGCTGCCTTCATCATGGTGAGCGTGGGGCTGGAAAACTTCTACCGGGTACCGTGGGAAGTATGGCGAGACATGAAACAGATCTATGGACGCAAGCACATGAAACTCGAAGATCTGGAGCCGTACCGCGTGCAATATATCGCCGGGATCCTCAAACTGCTGGAAGGTGTGGAGATCGACTACACCGAGGAAGGGAGCACGCCATGA
- a CDS encoding replicative helicase loader/inhibitor, translating into MTKADAARLVAIVVTAYPNFDKFKDAKAIEATVNLWAMMFEQDESGIVALAVKKHIATNKWPPSVAEVREIMLEIQHPELIEPDKAWLAVSDLMYSAGQFNHGDLSRQLPPLVARAVESIGWTSLWEMHRSAYIGGKPGMDRVAFMQQYTPMYEREKSRSMTPAQLTEKIDNAAGSLPDKGQRLIEYRESERRRKEQEMEAITRGALRLESQSVEQTKLELRGEVLG; encoded by the coding sequence ATGACAAAAGCAGACGCGGCTCGACTGGTGGCGATCGTCGTCACCGCCTACCCGAATTTTGACAAGTTCAAGGACGCGAAAGCAATCGAGGCCACGGTGAATCTCTGGGCCATGATGTTTGAGCAAGACGAATCCGGGATCGTAGCGCTGGCAGTAAAAAAACACATTGCAACAAACAAATGGCCGCCGAGTGTGGCCGAAGTCCGGGAGATCATGCTGGAGATCCAGCACCCGGAACTCATAGAGCCGGACAAGGCATGGCTGGCCGTGAGCGACCTCATGTACAGCGCCGGACAATTCAACCACGGAGATCTCTCCCGCCAGCTCCCACCTCTGGTGGCGCGGGCCGTTGAGTCAATCGGCTGGACTTCCCTCTGGGAAATGCACCGCAGCGCATACATAGGCGGCAAGCCCGGCATGGATCGGGTAGCCTTCATGCAACAGTACACGCCAATGTACGAACGGGAAAAGTCTCGCAGCATGACACCGGCACAATTAACCGAGAAGATCGACAACGCGGCCGGATCCCTTCCGGACAAAGGCCAACGCCTGATAGAGTACAGGGAAAGCGAACGCCGCAGGAAAGAGCAGGAAATGGAGGCTATCACCCGCGGCGCCCTCCGACTGGAGAGCCAGAGCGTCGAACAAACGAAGCTCGAACTCAGAGGGGAGGTGCTGGGATGA
- a CDS encoding site-specific DNA-methyltransferase: protein MDYKTEAQPKATAGGVPVFCAHDAIVAIEKLIPNPKNPNTHPDAQIQALGRIIRQTGWRAPITVSKRSGFIVKGHGRLAAAKLEGLTEVPVDYQNYTNEAEEYADLVADNRIAELAEIDNKLLADIFADIDTGEIPMELTGYTDKEVESLVTGLAEALHNDLTEPDEIPEIPEEDQTITQRGDLWILGNHRLVCGDSTNEADRALLLDGAEPQILLMDPPYCSGGFQESGRSTGSIGTKRYDANGKEIKVTIANDTLSTRGYQQLMRSILKQFTGTVVYCFTDWRMWLYLYDVMEESGFGVKNMIVWNKKTPGMGMGWRTQHELIMFAHRTKPAWDNHKGYGNVIEATRSGNELHPTQKPVEILEKLLDNTQWAEGVMDAFGGSGTTLIAAESIGQKSYLMELSPQFVDTIVKRYIRTTGKTTGIRLFRKGKELGREHFERMFTE, encoded by the coding sequence ATGGACTACAAAACAGAAGCACAGCCAAAGGCAACCGCCGGAGGGGTACCAGTATTCTGCGCCCATGACGCGATCGTGGCCATTGAGAAGCTGATCCCCAACCCGAAGAACCCGAACACACACCCGGACGCACAGATCCAAGCGCTCGGCCGCATTATCCGCCAGACCGGGTGGAGGGCACCGATCACAGTGTCGAAGCGCTCCGGCTTCATAGTAAAGGGCCACGGCCGCCTTGCTGCTGCCAAGCTCGAAGGACTCACCGAAGTGCCGGTGGACTACCAGAACTACACGAACGAGGCCGAGGAATACGCCGATCTGGTGGCTGACAACCGGATCGCAGAGCTGGCAGAGATCGACAACAAGCTGCTGGCTGACATTTTCGCCGACATTGACACCGGCGAGATCCCCATGGAGCTGACCGGCTACACCGACAAGGAAGTGGAAAGCCTCGTCACCGGACTGGCCGAAGCCCTGCACAATGACCTCACAGAGCCGGACGAAATCCCGGAGATCCCGGAGGAAGATCAGACAATCACGCAGCGCGGCGACCTCTGGATCCTCGGAAATCACCGTCTTGTGTGCGGAGATAGCACAAACGAAGCTGATCGCGCTCTCCTACTCGACGGGGCCGAGCCTCAGATCCTTCTCATGGATCCACCGTACTGCTCCGGAGGTTTTCAGGAATCCGGACGCAGCACCGGAAGTATCGGAACCAAACGCTACGACGCAAACGGGAAAGAAATCAAAGTGACGATCGCGAACGATACCCTCAGCACCCGCGGGTACCAGCAGCTCATGCGCTCGATCCTGAAACAGTTCACCGGTACCGTGGTTTATTGCTTCACCGACTGGAGAATGTGGCTCTATCTCTACGACGTAATGGAGGAAAGCGGGTTCGGCGTCAAGAATATGATCGTCTGGAACAAGAAAACGCCGGGCATGGGTATGGGCTGGAGAACTCAGCACGAGCTGATAATGTTCGCACACCGCACAAAGCCAGCATGGGACAACCACAAGGGCTACGGGAACGTAATCGAAGCCACCCGCTCCGGGAATGAGCTCCACCCGACGCAAAAGCCGGTGGAGATACTGGAGAAACTGCTGGACAATACACAGTGGGCCGAGGGAGTCATGGACGCCTTCGGAGGATCCGGCACGACTCTGATCGCTGCGGAAAGTATCGGCCAGAAGTCGTACCTCATGGAGTTGAGTCCTCAGTTTGTTGACACAATCGTAAAACGATACATAAGAACAACCGGCAAGACGACCGGGATCCGACTGTTCAGGAAGGGCAAAGAGCTGGGCCGCGAGCACTTCGAGAGAATGTTCACGGAATAA
- a CDS encoding 3'-5' exonuclease: MNELRDIFTKYKAVVFFDTETTGLEAESCQIIELAAIRVEKTERGTLRMADSADVFVKLPEGERIPQKIVELTGITDEQLENEGITEAEAAARFTELISGGRVLLVAHNAQFDLLFTAEMLRRHGNGGPEALKAADYLDSLTVYKDRRAYPHKLANAILTYKLEGKVQNSHRAIDDVAALFEVCKAMDAERSDLLNYVNVFGYNPKYGVSGKRIEKVAYWPQNFNKYMQAPSYTLPAKLRQRRR; this comes from the coding sequence ATGAATGAGCTCCGGGACATATTCACGAAATACAAAGCAGTCGTATTTTTTGACACTGAGACAACCGGGCTCGAAGCTGAGAGCTGCCAGATCATTGAACTGGCAGCGATCAGAGTCGAGAAAACCGAACGGGGCACCCTCCGCATGGCCGACAGCGCCGACGTGTTCGTGAAGCTGCCGGAAGGTGAGCGGATCCCTCAGAAGATCGTCGAGCTGACGGGGATCACAGACGAGCAGCTCGAAAACGAAGGAATCACCGAGGCTGAGGCTGCAGCTCGCTTCACTGAGTTGATCAGCGGCGGCCGTGTCCTTCTGGTAGCCCACAATGCACAGTTTGACCTCCTGTTTACTGCTGAAATGCTCAGGAGACACGGAAACGGCGGCCCGGAGGCTCTGAAAGCTGCCGACTATCTGGACAGCCTGACCGTTTACAAAGACCGCCGGGCATATCCTCACAAGCTGGCGAACGCGATCCTCACCTATAAGCTGGAGGGCAAGGTTCAGAACTCCCACAGAGCGATCGACGACGTGGCGGCACTGTTTGAGGTGTGCAAGGCCATGGACGCGGAACGCTCCGATCTTCTCAACTATGTGAACGTGTTCGGATATAACCCGAAGTATGGAGTAAGTGGGAAACGGATCGAAAAGGTGGCCTACTGGCCGCAGAATTTCAACAAATACATGCAGGCTCCGAGCTATACGCTCCCGGCCAAACTCAGACAAAGAAGGAGGTAA
- a CDS encoding SUMF1/EgtB/PvdO family nonheme iron enzyme, with amino-acid sequence MRNEVIYDKNGRPDIMVVFTPSELGLPDTLRGRKVKEYAISKYQNTLIDGVPYSLPFMKPAVNISHDEAIRLCESKGEGWHLITNDEWVALGFWSWDNDTMPTGNTASGKSHSHPEQTGTTYEGGCGKTLTGSGPVQWNHDGTAYGVADMCGNIWEHVGGVRFMNGMPQVIPNNGAAYGSDQSKDSPEWEAIYTEDGDPVYYNVHDGEITLQPVHPDGTDYDGVKFTDLEVRSDMDAPDKLKKLGLYPADDYESDEYFWLDSNGERVIYRGGNWGSGADAGVFCLSGYNSRGNAGTYIGFRAACVRFICDSDTLDDLDSDKKQPEPKKRSILAPDFIGRIKQALARQFQKLYEAAHGEDPEGFAELAEKATDEELAKAAKLSATLAQVNAAVDMYELTAKQLKLAATTSITIKTEVNDHE; translated from the coding sequence ATGAGAAACGAAGTAATTTACGACAAAAACGGGCGCCCGGACATTATGGTGGTTTTTACCCCGTCCGAGCTGGGACTCCCTGACACCCTGAGAGGCCGCAAGGTTAAGGAATACGCGATCAGCAAGTACCAGAACACATTGATCGACGGCGTTCCGTACTCTCTCCCATTTATGAAACCGGCTGTGAATATCAGCCACGACGAAGCAATCCGCCTCTGCGAGAGCAAGGGTGAAGGCTGGCACCTGATCACTAACGACGAGTGGGTGGCTCTCGGCTTCTGGAGCTGGGACAACGACACCATGCCGACCGGAAACACCGCAAGCGGCAAGAGTCACAGCCACCCGGAGCAGACCGGCACTACATACGAAGGAGGCTGCGGCAAGACCTTGACCGGATCCGGCCCGGTTCAGTGGAACCATGACGGCACGGCCTACGGCGTAGCTGACATGTGCGGCAATATCTGGGAGCATGTCGGCGGCGTTCGATTTATGAACGGTATGCCGCAGGTGATCCCGAACAACGGCGCAGCCTATGGCTCGGATCAGTCCAAAGACTCGCCGGAGTGGGAGGCGATCTACACCGAGGACGGCGATCCGGTTTACTACAACGTACACGACGGAGAGATCACCCTCCAGCCGGTACACCCGGACGGCACCGACTACGACGGCGTAAAGTTCACGGATCTGGAAGTTCGCAGTGACATGGACGCACCGGACAAGCTGAAAAAACTCGGCCTCTATCCTGCCGACGACTACGAAAGCGACGAATACTTCTGGCTCGACTCTAACGGCGAGCGGGTTATTTATCGCGGGGGCAACTGGGGCAGCGGTGCGGACGCTGGTGTGTTCTGCCTCAGCGGCTACAACTCCCGCGGCAATGCGGGCACGTACATCGGCTTCCGTGCCGCTTGCGTTCGGTTTATCTGCGACTCTGACACTCTGGACGATCTGGACTCTGACAAGAAGCAGCCAGAACCGAAAAAGCGTAGCATTTTAGCTCCGGACTTTATCGGACGGATCAAGCAGGCACTCGCCCGGCAGTTTCAGAAGCTATACGAAGCCGCGCACGGCGAGGATCCGGAAGGCTTCGCTGAACTGGCCGAGAAGGCAACAGACGAAGAACTCGCCAAGGCTGCAAAACTCAGCGCCACACTGGCTCAGGTGAACGCAGCCGTGGACATGTACGAGCTGACCGCTAAGCAGTTAAAGCTCGCAGCCACAACCTCGATCACAATCAAAACGGAGGTGAACGACCATGAATGA
- a CDS encoding host-nuclease inhibitor Gam family protein, whose protein sequence is MATTKKAIAEAEQAAEIKETIAAPTTEPGTPAVTLDELESMDMNMFDAEETESAPRPAWRITDDGCADWACRKIAEEKTELDRITALGESQIEKIQQRIDAAQRRYENGTRFLTGKLAEYFETVPHKTTKTKHSYRLLSGTLVKKIGGSTMKQDDDTLLAYLKASGNEDMIQNTEKPKWGEFRKRLEIVGGQIVDKTTGELVEGVQIIEKPDTFTVDV, encoded by the coding sequence ATGGCAACGACAAAGAAAGCAATAGCTGAGGCTGAGCAGGCCGCAGAAATCAAAGAAACAATCGCAGCACCCACCACAGAGCCGGGAACTCCGGCTGTAACACTGGACGAACTGGAAAGCATGGACATGAACATGTTCGACGCAGAGGAAACCGAAAGCGCTCCACGCCCGGCATGGCGTATCACTGACGACGGCTGCGCCGACTGGGCCTGCCGAAAAATCGCAGAAGAAAAGACCGAGCTCGACCGGATCACCGCACTGGGCGAAAGCCAGATCGAGAAGATCCAGCAGAGAATTGACGCTGCTCAGCGCAGATATGAAAACGGCACCCGTTTTCTCACTGGAAAGCTCGCGGAATACTTCGAGACAGTCCCGCACAAGACAACCAAGACAAAACACAGCTACCGCCTTCTCTCCGGCACTCTGGTGAAGAAAATCGGCGGCAGCACCATGAAACAGGACGACGACACACTGCTGGCCTATCTGAAAGCCTCCGGCAATGAGGATATGATCCAGAACACTGAAAAGCCGAAGTGGGGCGAGTTCAGGAAGCGCCTCGAAATTGTAGGCGGCCAGATCGTAGACAAAACCACCGGCGAGCTGGTGGAGGGCGTGCAGATCATTGAGAAACCGGACACCTTCACGGTGGACGTGTAA